The segment TAATATCTGTAGTTGTACTTCAtgactttcattttcttcatgatttttcctttctttcatttgtCAACCCTTGCTGCAGAAGTTTCTGTAGTTCCACCATCATGATTAATGGCTCTTATTGGTCAGGCTCTGAAATGGAAACAACATCAAGGTTAACATTTTATTGTAATGTTGCAGTTATTATGATAGTACATCCTATTTTGGTACCTTGGAGAAATGGGAAAGAAAGGTTGACTGAATTGTTTCCAACAACTGCAAGATTAGGAAACTATGTGGACACACTTACGCTTTTCTTCCTCATTCAGGCCAACATtgcaaaaaaggaaaacatcaAGATCCATGGTTTTTGAGCCCTGTTAGCATAAACAAATCTCCATATGCAAATTATCTATTGTTGGGGGCCAGTAACTACTTGTATAATGTGAAAGAGTTATATGTGGTCAAAACTGTTTGAAATTACAGTACATCTTTGGtgtgtgtttttcttcttaatatgTAATGTGAAAGGATTATGGGTTGTTTAGAAACATCCACCTTTAGTTGGATTAATCATTTCCTCTTTGATCATAGGATGTTTGCAATATAGAGGCCATTGAAAGGGGAGCtgttagaaattaaaaaattgatttaactaaACTATTGTTGATAAGAATTGAAAGTGGTATATGATTTAaacagaaaaatattttttaaataggctATAACCAAGACCAACTTATTTAATTGAGTAAAATTGCAGTAGCAAGAGCTATAGTACCGGCTAAGAAAAGGCCCCATCCATGGCCCACTTTGTAGTAGCGACCAAGAAAAGGCCTTCATCCATAACCCACCTTATAGTAGCGGCCAAGAAAAGGCCCCATCCATAGCCCACCTTATAGTAGCAGCCAATAAAAGCCCCCATCCATAACCTACCTTATAGTATCGGTTGGACTTGAAGATTTTGGATATGATTGGATAAGATGTTATCTTGGGAATGGATTGGTTGACAGTGTATAAAGCGTTTATTGATTGTCATCGAAACaggataatattttgtttgttaGATGGATTTAAGATTTGTTTTGTTGGGGGGAAGTGTGTTAGTTTGCCATTTACGCAAGTCCAATTTGTGCTATCAGTATGTGTTGAGGAAGGGATTAATAAATTTCCTAATTTGCCTCCACAGTACGAAAAAAGACCAAAAAGATATAGAAATTCCAGTGGTGAGAAAGTTTCAGGATGTATTTCCAAATGAGCTACCAGGTTTACCATCACAtagagagtttgatttctctattgAAGTATATCCAAGAACGGATCCTATTTCAGTGGCCCCCTATAGGATGACCCCATTTGAGTTGAAGGAGTTGAAATCTCAGTTGGAGGACTTGTTGAGTAAGGGATTTATTTGTCCTAGTACATTGCCATGGGAAGCCCCAATGttgtttgtgaagaagaaagATGGCATGTTGAGgttgtgtattgactataggaagttGAATTGAGTCACTATGAAGAATAAGTATGCTCTTCCAAGGATAGATGATTTGTTTGGTCAGTTGAAGGGTGCAAAGTATTTTAGTAAGATTAACTTGAAAACTGGGTATCATCGACTTAGGGTTAGAGAGAAGAAGATGTCCCAAGAATGCTTTTAGAACGAGATATGGACATTACGAATTTTTAATCATGCCTTTTGGATTAATTAATGCCCCCATTGCTTTTATGGATTTAATGAATAGAATATTTCATGCTTACTTGGATCAATTTGTGATTgtctttgtggatgacatcttgaTTTACTCGAGGAGTTTGGAGGAGCATAAGCAACATTTGGTGACCACTCTTAGAACTTTGAGAAGACACTAATTGTATGGAAAGCTAGACAAAAGTGAATTTTGTGTCACTAAAGTGAATTTCTTAGGCCATGTGGTTTCTGAGGCAAGAATAGCAGTGGACCATTCCAAGGTGGAAGCTATGCAGGATTGATAGAGACCTATTAATCTATTTGAGGTTAAGAGTTTCTTGGGTCTGGTTGGATACTATAAGAGGTTTGTGGATGGTTTCTCTAGAATTGTAGCATCGATGATTCAATTGACTAGGAAAGGAGTCAAATTCAAATGGAATGAGGAGTGTGAGAATTCTTTCCAGGagttgaaacaaaaattgaCCACTGCTCTAGTGCTAACGACCCCCATTAATGGAGAGTTTACGATTTATTGTGATGCTTTTacagttgggctagggtgtgtGCTAATGCAGCAAGGCAAGGTGATGGCTTATGCCTCAAGGTAATTAAGGCCGCATGAACAAAACTATCCAACATATGATTTGGAGCTTGCAGCAATGGTGTTTGCCCTCAAGActtggagacactatttgtatgGAGAGAAGTTTAAGGTGTATTCtaatcataagagtttgaactTCATCTTCACTCAAAAGGATTTGAACTCTAGGCAAAGAAGATGGATGGAGGCGTTagaagattatgattttgctcTTCACTACCATCTTGGAAAGATGAATGTTGTAGTAGACGCCCCGAGTAGAAAGAACTATAGCCAGTTGTCTAGCTTATGATTGAGAGAGTTCGAGATGTATGTAGTTATTGAAGATTTTAAGTTATGTCTTGGTTGGGAAGGATAAGGCCCATGCTTGTATAGTATGCCAGCTAGACCAATGATTATCCAAAGAATAGTGGAGGCCTAAGTTCATAATGAGCTTTTAGAGAAGGTTAAAGCCCAGTTGGTTGAAGGTGAAGTAGATGAAAATTGGTCTATGCATGTAGATGGGAGTGTGAGATTTAAAGGAAGATTGTGTGTTCCAAGGGATGTGGAATTGAGGAATTAACTTTTAGCAGATGCTCATAAAGCAAGGTATACCATTTACCCTGGGAGTACCAAAATGTACCAAGACTTAAAGAGACAATTATGGTGGAGTGGGATGAAGAAAGACATTGCTCAATATGTAGCTAATTGTCAAATTTGTTAGCAAGTGAAAGATGAGCACTAGAAGCCTGTAGAGCTGTTGCAACCATTACTTATACTTGAGTGGAAGTGGGATCATGTCACTATGGACTTTGTGATAGGGTTGCCAAAAACTAGAAGtaagaaaaatggagtttgggtGATTGTAAACCGCCTTACTAAGTCAACTCATTTTCTAGCCATGAAGACTACTGACTCCATGAACTCTTTGGCTAAGTTGTATATACAGGAGATTGTGAGGCTGCATGGAATACCATTGTCTATAGTGTCGAACAGGGACCCTAAGtttacttctcagttttggcagaGTTTACAAAAGGCCATGAGCACCCAGTTGAATTTTAGCACTGCATTTCACCACCAAACAAATGGTCAGTGAGAGAGAGTAATCCAGATTTTAGAAGATGTTGAGGGCTTGTGTCTTGGAATTTAAAGGGAATTGACCAAACTATTTACCTTTGGCAAAGTTTGCTTATAACAACAATTACCAATCTAGCATTGACATGACGCCTTATGAAGCACTCTATGGGAGACCTTGTAGATCACCCTTGTGTTAGATAGAGTTGGGTGAGAGTCATTTGTTAGAACCTGAAATTGTCAAAGAGACTTAAAAAAAGATGTAACTCATCAAAGAAAACTCAAGACTGCTCAAGATAGGCAAAAAAGTTATGTAGACCAAATGAGAAGGCCTTGGAGTTTGAAGAAGAGGATTAGGTTTTTGTAAATGTGTCACCTCGAAGAGGTGTATTtcgatttggaaaaaaaaaaaagaagctagCCCCTAAATTTGTGGGACCATTTCAGATTGATAAAAGAGTTAGCTCGGTAGCATGCAAGTTAATATTGCCTCAATAGCTATCTCACGTACATGATGTCTTCCATGTATCAATGCTAAGGAAGTGTACTCCAAATCTGACTTAGGTAGTTGACTTGTAAGATGTTTAGAATTTCAAGTTTAGACCACACTTTAACGAATATACATCTTATTCGAAGggaaacttttcaaattttggaagtTGAGAAACATAGGTTCAAGAACAAGGTGATCCCCATAGTCAAAGTGTGGTGGCAACATCATGGGATATGAGAAGCCACTTCAAAACCCGAGGAAGAAATGAGGGAACACTATCTGCAACTCTTCTATAATTTTTTGGGTAagttcatttaaattttgggatgaaatttcttttaggaGGGTAGGATGTAATAATGGGGTAATTTAGGCCACGTCGaaatttcaagtttcaaaacACTTCTAATTAGTGAtgattaaaaagttaaaaaaataaaaaataaaaaattgagaacATGTGTCAAATTTGGattgatgaaatttgaagaatCTTAGTAGTCTACCAAGGGAGTTGAATTTTGTATCACGTCAACTTTAACCTAGGAAAGTTCTTAGGATTGTAGAAATCGAAATTTGcctaaaaataagaatatatatatatatatatataaacacactAAAGTTCATCCAACCATTTTAAGTGGCTTTGttgtttaaaaaagaagaagaagaagaagaaatgggagaaaaaagaaaaaaacaaagggggAGACGTTGCAGGGCTTTGGAAGTGGGGAGAACATCGCTTGCCTTCGACCGGTCATTTAACCCATCAAACGACCTCCGTTTCGCGTGGAATTTTAAGACACTATTCAACACAAGGAACATTTGTACAAAGCCGAATTTTGATTTTGCCGATTGGATTTTCCGATTTATAATAGGATGgtttaaccctaaaactttGATTTAGTATATttcttggggaaaaaaattatatattgtgTTGTTGGGAGATAAATAGATATTATTTGTGTTATTTGAAATATGATTATTGTTATGGATATTTTTCTTTGTGATTTACGAattcttttggaatttttgtaatgtttgggataatttaaatgtaaaaaaattgttgtgttGAGTGTCAGAAATTTTTGAGCTTGTTGggaataaacaaaatttatattattaggGTATAAATTATGTATCTGTTGATATATAGGTTATTGAGAACTATTCATGACATTTGTGGTGATTTAATTGTAGAAAAATTGTTGTGTTgggttttggaatttttgagcatgtttggattaaataaaaattatgtcttGGAAAAATTGTGGATGATTATATGTAAAGTTGTTGCATTTCATACGCATCATGAttatgtaaaggaaaataaaaattgttgaaaggttgcatgaaatggaaaaagaaaaaaaaaatgaaaaatgataatgaaaagtAAAGGTCCGTGAGAGGCGAATTAAGAAGAGAGTGAGATTACTAGTGTGAAAGACACAAAAGTTTACCCCAAGAAGACTCCGAATgaggagtgtatttgggtatgAACGCGTATCCTTTGGTGAAAACTTGATAACAAAAATGCATTGTATAACTGTGTGTTACATTCTcacatcattttatttaattgttaagaATTATTGAAGTGGTATGAttagatcaaataaaatatttgggaTGTTAATTTTATGGGTGAATGTTTATGTTGTGTATTCTTGAACTATAGTGATACCAATTAACCCTTTTAGGTGTAAGACACCCTACTAAGCAATGTGAAAATGCTTATCTATTCCTTCTTACAACTTTTTAGATGCAAATATTACTCTTGAGGACCAGCAGGTAGAGCAGGGAGGGCTCTAGAATGCCCTAGGAGGTTTTGGAGCAGCTTAGAAGGCTTTTAGTatttatgttttgtttatttgggACTTGTACTATTGagactattaaattatatatttgtacCAAGACTTTACTTTGATTAAACTTGCTTAAACTGATGTATTATTTTTCTAGACTTGGATTAGAGACTTTGTTGATATTTCCTTTCTCAAGTTGCACTTTAGTATTAATTATTACATTGGTGAATTGGAACCTTAGTTGGAAGAAGATTTAtgtgatttatttataaataaaaaaataaaaaaatcaaggtGCTTTGGTTGACTGTCAGCTTGGATTCGGAGAAActcttagggtcaaacctttgacctgagGTCACGAGTCAAGTTTTAGGTTGCCCGGAATTTGGGTTGTGACACACATTCTTTGGAATTGGTAACACCCTTCTCTGAGACACCTATCTTTCACCCTTTTACCATCCTTAAGATGCTCAACCTTATCAAGAACAACCTTGGATTCCTGGGCTTCTCAATAGAAGCAAGAGCTGTATCTTTGACCCGATTCATAGGAAGTGCATCTCCTAATGTCATTTCTTTCTCGGTCTGAGCTTTTTGAAGGCACCACTGACATAGTAGAGCAATGCCTACCACTACCACTAATAGCACCCTGTTGAGGCCTCGTATCCTCCGcgatccacgtagttgccaaatggatatATATACGATCTCAACGAATACAAATTCCTGATTCAGctgttcctgcaaaaggcgtccggacagggtgtccggacacaccctccgatggttttgtcagccatggaaagagagataaaagcagaTGGCACaattggccttttactaggtattgagAAGCTTACCCCCttctttgtgcgaaggttcatatatatataccatttagaaactctctctcctctataaatgatggaaggctttttggtttaccatgattgccactaggtggtgtcagggacatcctcatcctacgaacggctgtcagagatcgtgggaagtgactagctgtcacttctgtcttttcactTTGCAGGTATCggaatatgatttgtgacaggatgtcagaatgacgtagtgaggcacGCTTAGTTTGGCCAGTGATCCGGATGAACATATCCGGgtggaatatgaaaggtcgccggatgagtgatggcggtggtccggataggaaagcgcgccacgtgtactcttggggaaatccggatgtggaTACTCCGGGTAGGATCACGTGCCACGTGTCGTCAGGGGacgtgtgccacgtgtcatcagggatgggtccctacacaCCCCACCAGCCATATCACTAACAGCCATCCCCTGATGCAGTCTCCCAAACTCATTTCCCAGAAACAAAGAGTAGAACGAAATGTAtggttaacaaaaaaaacaaaacaaaagaagccCTTCAAACCAAGCACCATTTCATGAATAATCCATGTGCTTAAAAGGGCGGGTGGAGAGAAATCAAGACTAGATTTAAAAGAAGAGAACAAAAATATGATCACAAAGGCATAAAATGAAGCTAAAACatataaagattatttttgAGACAAAATCAAAGTAAATCAATGACAACACATCCGTGAACAGCTCAAAAATCCAATAAAAACAAGCATATAATCTGGTCAAACAAATAATCCCCAGATATagtaagaaaagagaaagaaaaagcagAGAGGAGCGAGCCATGGCAGTCATATCTGAGGGTGCTCCTTATGGGCAATGTTGGTTTGACTGTAAGTAAACCTTCTCTTCCTTCAGCTCAAGTAAGATTCACCAGCTCCTCTCTTATTCAATTGACCTGAAGCTCTTTCCTCTCTCAAAACGAAAACTTACTCTCAGGTGACTAGCAGCGAAAGGCTGTGCCTCCTCAAACGTGTCTCATTCTCAGAGGTGGCCCAAAAAGTGTCGTTCCTCCACTTTCCCAGGAGAAGCTGCTAAAAAACTACCCCCCTTTTCTCAACAAACTGTaaccagaaaataaaaatgctttctCCATGCCACGTGGTCCCAAAGGTGAGCTCGCCTAGCCTGCCCAAGTGTGTCTCCTACAAGTGGCAAAAAGTGACGAAAAATAGGGGTCTacactattatttttttttaacatcttgAATAAATTGTGCATTAATGATCCTGAAAAATATATTCGTCACCATAAAAGTTTGGATTATTTAGTGTGCTTTTTGAcactttttattattgtttttaaaaatagaaagttggGTTAGATATACTTTTCATTTatcgtttttaaaaatagatataatgataaattttgtataaaaaaaaaaaaaaactttaaacttctcatgcaaaaataaaaaataaattatattctatccttaaaaaaaatttaatttgaaataataaattcttttaaaaatttcaatataagtttttaacattttcttatttcatttaagaaatgttattaatttttatttaaaaaacaaaccatAGAGAGCATATCCAATTTACCAATTAGTATGAATGTGACAAATTGATATCTATTTAGTGTAAAAAGAATCTTAATTCTTAAACCCAAGTCCTACCCAGCCAGTCTTAAGTCTGATTGAGAGGGAGAGGAAGCAATTTCTTTATTGAAAtagattattatttattatgcaTGCAggtatgataataataataataaatacttaATTAATTCGTATTTACAATTGAATGGCGGTTTCAAGAAGGGGGCTTATTTAAGACAGTGCCAACTGCACCCTTGACCAGTTCAAGTAAATGACAGTCAAGTCTGTACTATtagaacaaaaatatttaattctgCTACTAGTTATGAGTCCATGAAGTTGACAGAGCCTACGTGGCAGTGAATTTTCTttgtcaaaataataataataataataattgtgacGTATAAAAAGTATTacgattattttaatatttaagtatttatttttatttttcaaaattggcttTGGCGGAGGGAGAGGAAGACCAAGGGTagtttatataattttcatatttaaatttctttttttttaaaatatatgtacaaAAAGTGGTGGTTACACTGACACAAGTATATATTAatctttaataaatatgaaattaattaaaaggtcTTTAAtaaatatacttaaaaaaaaaaaaatcttttcttttagcaTCCAATCAGACACTGCCGAGGAATGAATCCAAAGCAGGAGAGCCGAGTGACCAAGAAAGAAGGGGGGATTTGAATTCATAAATGAGatgacaagaaagaaaaactaaaagtaAACGATACTTAATGTTATTGCAGTGTTGTCGACTTGTAGTCACTCATCATCTGCCCCCGGGTCAGCTTCCAGGCAAAAGCCTCCAAATGTAAACTCCCTTTTCCCCTCTTCTTTCACAAATTATTCTCTTTCACACTTCATTATCCTCGTCTtcatctccttcttcttctcaaCAATTTAAAAACCCcatcagaagaagaagcagagcTTATTCAGTGGGATTTCCATCTCTGGGTTGCTGCTGCTTTTGCAACCTGCATTCACTTCGATGGACAACAGGTTTGCTAccagttttttcttttttcctttttttcaacTTGAATTATGGGTTTGATCTCTACATTCATTTTGAGAGCTATGGACCCATTACGTATTTCTTCTTCTTAGCAAATTTCACagcagagaagaagaagagcttAGGTCCTGTGGTCTCCATGTCTGAATTCATGCTTTTCTAGGCTGCATGTTTTCCTCCTTCAATTTTCagcttcttttctttcttcctctctTCTGATTTTATACTAAAATCAACCCATTTCCAGGCGTTTTTTTAGTTCAATTATGGTTCTTGATTATGAATTTTGTCTGTGTATGCTCTATAATTGCTTTGAAGTCAAGTGAATTATGGGTTTGATCTCTATATACATTATAATTGCTTTTAGAGCATGGAGTTTGCTTATGTTTAGATATTTTGTTCCATTCTTCTACAAATGATGCTTTCCAACTTTTGCGGGttagtttttcatcatttttctccTATCAGATTATGGTAAAATCTAACCTATTCTATTTTCAATCTGAATTATGGGTTTGGTCTGTATATGCCTTGATGCTTCTGAAGCACAGTGAATTCTGGATTTgatctctatatatattattattgctTCTAAAATGTGGAATTTGCTTGTGtctatatgttttttttgtcTGAATTAGGGGTTTCATTTTTCAGATACTtttgtctcattttctttttccttctgaACAGGAGCAGTAGTAAAATCGAACCCATTTTGATTATGGGGTTGATTTATACATCCATGATAATTGCTTCTAAAGCATAGTTTATGGGTTTGATTCGTATTCCAATTTTAATTGCTGGTAAAAAGTGTGGTGATTGGTTTGATCTCTATTTATATGGTAATTGCTTTTAAGTATTGTGAATTATGGGGTCGATATATATAGATGTTATAATTGCTTTTGAAGCATTATGAAATGTGAATTTTCTGTCAGCTCAGCATGCACTTCTTCCAAACAAATTTCAgagcaaagaaaaagaacttGTGGATTTCCATGTCTGGGTCGCTGCTTTCTAGCGTCATTCAGTAGtatggaaaacagttttttgttctttttccccTTTCAAGAAACATTGACAtttccttgttttctttcttcaatttgTATCTTTTATCTCATTATGTCCTTGTAAATAGgtttctatttccatttttcaaCTTGAATTATAGGTATTGATCTGTACACGTGTTACACTTGCTTTTATAGAATGGACTTTCCTTGCCTCAAGGCAAGTGTTCTGTAGTATTAGcaataattttaagaagaaTGGTAGCATGAATGATGTAGGCTTTACAATGCTTAGCTTATCTGGACTTGTAACTAATTTATGAGcttgaattttttcttaattttcttattttattaagctTTCAAGTACTTCTAATATGCATTTGTGCTTGtagattgttttatttttatttttgttttgtaggtCAAAAGTATTAGAAATGAGTGATCTTGAAAAAGATGAGACGCCAATGCTTTCAGATGCTCATTCACAATATTTGGATAAACCTAGGGTTTCTCACTCGGATAGACTTACCTCTAGAAATCGGAGTGCATCCAGTTCCATTCCTATGAACTCCATGGAGTCCTATCAAACTGAAAGCAACCTTGTAAATCATACTGGTCCCTTgaggaatgaaaagaaaactcCGTTCATACCAATGAGTGGCCCACTGTTAAAATCTGAGGGCTTTTTTCCTCCTACTCCTGGTGTACGGGGCCACAGAAAGGCAGAGCCAAGGGCagaaaattttccttcatttaatGGAATGGAATGGAATAATTGGCCCCATAACAACTATGCTGGAAAAAATGAACATCTTCTGAGGTCTGGACAGTTGGGAGTATGTAATGATCCTTACTGCACAATATGCCCAACACATTTCATTGACTCTAGACAGCAAAGGAACTCAAAGGTCTCTTTCTTTCCTAAGCTTCTGGCTGCCTATGCTATATTTTCATGTCACCTTCTTT is part of the Vitis riparia cultivar Riparia Gloire de Montpellier isolate 1030 chromosome 17, EGFV_Vit.rip_1.0, whole genome shotgun sequence genome and harbors:
- the LOC117904743 gene encoding probable cyclic nucleotide-gated ion channel 20, chloroplastic, which codes for MDNRSKVLEMSDLEKDETPMLSDAHSQYLDKPRVSHSDRLTSRNRSASSSIPMNSMESYQTESNLVNHTGPLRNEKKTPFIPMSGPLLKSEGFFPPTPGVRGHRKAEPRAENFPSFNGMEWNNWPHNNYAGKNEHLLRSGQLGVCNDPYCTICPTHFIDSRQQRNSKFHSAFYGDARGWARRFFSSLQSYVPGIMNPHTKVVQQWNRFFVISCLLAIFVDPLFFLLLSVQQENKCIIIDLPLTKTIVAFRSMTDFIYLLNMLLQFRLAYVAPESRVVGAGDLVDHPKKIAIHYLHGYFLIDLFIVLPLPQVSLFSFMLTFSS